The Pedobacter cryoconitis genome includes a window with the following:
- a CDS encoding DUF3347 domain-containing protein, with the protein MKTVILGLALFLGAFVQPALAQKADVSGKFNQSLKSYYALKNALATDKPEEAPKLALALQSAVKEVPHKGFKDTRQHLLWMSESAVIQQKAVELSKSNDLKSQRKSFEGISTAFIKLAKELKLNTQEAFVQYCPMGKFSWLNEVKEIQNPYYGSQMYDCGTVKDTLEKN; encoded by the coding sequence ATGAAAACAGTAATTTTAGGTTTAGCCCTTTTTTTAGGGGCATTTGTACAACCTGCCCTTGCGCAGAAAGCTGACGTATCTGGTAAATTTAACCAGAGTTTAAAAAGCTATTATGCTTTAAAAAATGCATTGGCAACGGATAAACCGGAGGAAGCTCCAAAATTAGCACTAGCCTTACAAAGCGCGGTTAAAGAAGTTCCGCACAAAGGATTTAAAGATACCAGACAACACCTGTTATGGATGTCTGAGTCGGCTGTAATTCAGCAGAAAGCAGTGGAACTAAGCAAAAGTAATGACTTAAAAAGTCAGCGTAAAAGTTTTGAAGGAATCAGCACTGCATTTATCAAATTAGCAAAAGAGCTGAAGCTGAATACGCAGGAAGCTTTTGTTCAATACTGTCCAATGGGTAAATTCAGCTGGTTGAATGAAGTGAAAGAAATACAGAACCCTTATTATGGGAGCCAAATGTACGACTGTGGTACTGTGAAAGATACGCTTGAAAAGAACTAA
- a CDS encoding YceI family protein translates to MKKIFLFLLVASISTASFAQTKWSVDPMHTFINFEVKHLGISFVNGSFKKFEGTIDAAKPDLTDAKINFTVDVNSVTTGVEMRDNHLKTDDFFNAEKYPTMTFVGSSFRKLKDNNYELAGKLTIRDVTKDVKFNVVYGGIAKDQQANTRAGFHATTTVNRLDYNIKYDPSGMAVAKDIKIELNLEFVQAK, encoded by the coding sequence ATGAAAAAGATATTTTTATTTCTGCTTGTTGCTTCCATCAGCACGGCATCATTTGCACAAACAAAGTGGTCTGTTGACCCTATGCATACCTTCATTAATTTTGAAGTTAAACATTTGGGGATCTCCTTTGTAAATGGGTCATTCAAGAAATTTGAAGGCACAATTGATGCAGCTAAACCAGATTTAACAGATGCTAAAATCAACTTTACTGTAGATGTAAACAGCGTTACTACTGGTGTTGAGATGAGAGACAATCATTTGAAAACAGACGATTTCTTCAATGCAGAGAAATATCCAACCATGACTTTTGTGGGTTCGTCTTTCAGGAAATTGAAAGATAATAATTATGAACTTGCTGGTAAACTGACTATCCGTGATGTAACGAAAGACGTAAAATTCAACGTTGTTTATGGCGGAATAGCTAAAGATCAGCAGGCAAATACAAGAGCGGGCTTTCACGCTACTACCACGGTTAACCGTTTAGATTATAACATTAAATATGATCCAAGTGGAATGGCAGTAGCTAAAGACATCAAAATTGAATTAAACCTGGAATTTGTTCAGGCTAAATAA
- the ygiD gene encoding 4,5-DOPA dioxygenase extradiol: MANLSELKNLTGNLPVQDELMPVLFIGHGSPMNGIEDNEFSQKWADMGRTMSVPKAVIVVSAHWFTRGTAVTAMNFPKTIHDFGGFPQALFDVEYPAPGSPLLAAETAKLITSTDVVLDHDWGLDHGAWTVLEHMFPKADIPVLQLSIDYTKDPRAHYELAAELYQLRRKGVLIMGSGNMVHNLRMMNWEMINGGGYDWALEINDQFKSLIMNKEHQPLMAYHNLGKAAMLAIPTPEHYLPLLYTLGLQNEKEEVVLFNDKAVGGSLTMTSVRIS; this comes from the coding sequence ATGGCAAACTTATCAGAGCTTAAAAATTTAACGGGTAATCTTCCTGTTCAGGATGAATTGATGCCTGTTTTGTTTATTGGTCATGGTTCTCCAATGAATGGGATCGAAGACAATGAATTTAGTCAAAAATGGGCTGACATGGGCCGTACAATGTCTGTTCCCAAAGCTGTTATTGTTGTTTCTGCACACTGGTTTACCAGGGGGACAGCAGTAACTGCAATGAATTTTCCGAAAACGATCCATGACTTTGGCGGATTTCCGCAGGCCTTATTTGATGTAGAATATCCTGCACCGGGCAGTCCTTTGCTGGCCGCAGAGACCGCAAAGTTAATTACCAGTACAGACGTTGTTTTAGATCATGACTGGGGACTGGATCATGGTGCATGGACAGTATTAGAGCATATGTTTCCAAAGGCTGATATCCCTGTGCTGCAATTGAGCATCGATTATACGAAAGATCCAAGGGCACATTATGAACTCGCTGCTGAGCTTTATCAGCTCCGCAGAAAGGGAGTATTGATTATGGGCAGTGGTAATATGGTTCATAATTTAAGAATGATGAACTGGGAAATGATAAACGGTGGGGGATATGACTGGGCACTGGAAATTAACGATCAGTTCAAGTCATTGATTATGAACAAAGAACATCAGCCACTGATGGCTTATCACAACCTGGGCAAAGCCGCTATGCTGGCTATTCCAACACCAGAACATTATTTGCCATTGTTATATACATTGGGCTTGCAAAATGAAAAGGAAGAAGTTGTACTTTTCAATGATAAGGCTGTTGGTGGTTCTTTAACGATGACCTCTGTCCGGATCAGCTAG
- a CDS encoding S9 family peptidase, with protein MKKFCLLFLLGSSIAQAQEKPVLTVESIMRDQKWLGVSPSDYHWSGDSKTIYFKWNPESKDNNESYKVDISAGKPVKTTEKLADQESIGDYTYNKDHSLGLIEKSGDLFLYAFKTKQQRRLTNTIEAERNAVFLNDGTIAFQKGNNLYALNLNTSELKQLTNFVSGKKAPVVKNTQDNWLKTEQDGLFEVIKSKKKQEAFRLAKKKSLSGEDKPLRAIELGNQQLSNLVISPDGRYINYRLKLQAGEGRETIVPNFVTASGYTEDIPGRTKVGEPLPVYENFIYDQQRDTVYKIQLTNIPGIKDLPDYLKDYPKEQEAAVKKNEDRKVNLSAPIWNTAGTMAVLTAESQDNKDRWILKLDAATGGLTLLDRQRDEAWIGGPGINSDNLGWTDNQHIYFQSEASGYAHVYVADVSTGVKRQLTSGKWEVKNLSLSKDKQTFYFTGNIEHPGITHFYKVSVNGGTPVKITSMKGGNEVTLSPDEKWLAINYSYMNKPWELYIQANKPGAKAIRVTESSSAAFKAYPWREPDLVSFKNRYGDDVYARVYPASKPAANHPAVVFVHGAGYLQNVHYWWSQYSREYMFHNLLADNGYTVIDIDYTASSGYGRNHRTGIYRHMGGKDLTDQVDGIKMLVEKYQVNPQHVGIYGGSYGGFITLMALFNEPGVFASGAALRSVTDWAHYNHGYTSNILNEPANDSLAYRRSSPIYFAEGLKGDLLMCHGMVDENVQFQDIVRLSQRLIELGKNHWDLAVYPVEDHGFVQPSSWTDEYKRIFKLFERTLKN; from the coding sequence ATGAAGAAATTCTGCCTCTTATTTTTATTGGGTTCCAGCATCGCACAGGCTCAGGAAAAACCTGTATTAACTGTAGAAAGTATAATGCGTGACCAGAAATGGCTGGGTGTTTCCCCATCTGATTACCATTGGTCTGGTGATAGTAAAACAATTTATTTCAAATGGAACCCAGAAAGTAAGGACAATAATGAGTCTTATAAAGTGGACATTTCTGCTGGAAAACCTGTAAAGACTACAGAAAAGCTGGCGGATCAGGAGAGTATAGGTGATTATACTTATAACAAAGACCATAGTTTAGGGCTTATTGAAAAGTCTGGTGATTTATTCTTGTACGCTTTCAAAACAAAGCAGCAGCGCAGACTGACAAATACTATAGAAGCGGAACGTAACGCTGTTTTTTTAAACGACGGGACGATTGCCTTTCAAAAGGGAAATAATTTATATGCACTCAATCTGAATACTTCGGAGCTGAAACAGCTTACCAATTTTGTTTCCGGGAAAAAGGCTCCTGTGGTTAAAAATACGCAGGACAATTGGTTAAAAACCGAACAGGACGGGCTCTTTGAAGTGATTAAAAGTAAGAAAAAGCAGGAAGCTTTCAGGCTGGCTAAAAAGAAAAGCCTGAGCGGAGAGGATAAACCTTTAAGGGCAATTGAGCTTGGGAACCAGCAGCTCAGTAATTTAGTGATCAGTCCGGATGGACGTTATATCAATTACAGGCTGAAGCTTCAGGCCGGGGAAGGCAGAGAAACGATTGTACCGAATTTTGTAACGGCATCGGGCTATACTGAAGATATTCCGGGCAGAACTAAAGTAGGAGAGCCTTTACCTGTTTATGAGAATTTTATCTATGATCAGCAACGGGATACTGTTTATAAGATTCAGCTCACAAATATTCCCGGTATTAAAGATTTGCCGGACTATCTGAAAGACTATCCAAAGGAACAGGAAGCGGCGGTTAAGAAAAATGAAGACAGAAAAGTCAATTTATCTGCACCCATATGGAATACTGCGGGTACAATGGCGGTTTTAACGGCGGAATCGCAGGATAATAAAGATCGCTGGATCTTAAAGTTAGATGCGGCTACAGGCGGTTTAACACTTTTAGACAGACAACGCGATGAAGCCTGGATTGGTGGCCCTGGTATCAATTCAGATAACCTGGGATGGACAGATAATCAGCATATATATTTTCAGAGTGAAGCGAGCGGATACGCGCATGTTTACGTTGCTGATGTTTCTACAGGGGTTAAGCGCCAGCTGACCAGCGGAAAATGGGAAGTGAAAAATCTTTCTTTATCCAAAGACAAACAAACCTTTTATTTCACTGGAAATATAGAACATCCGGGCATTACGCATTTTTATAAAGTGAGTGTGAATGGTGGAACGCCAGTCAAAATTACCAGTATGAAAGGGGGTAATGAAGTTACTTTATCCCCTGATGAAAAGTGGCTGGCTATCAATTATTCTTATATGAACAAGCCTTGGGAGCTTTATATTCAGGCGAATAAGCCGGGTGCTAAAGCAATTAGAGTAACGGAATCATCTTCTGCGGCGTTTAAGGCTTATCCATGGAGAGAACCAGATCTGGTTTCTTTTAAAAACAGGTATGGTGATGACGTATATGCGCGGGTTTATCCGGCATCAAAGCCTGCTGCAAACCATCCCGCGGTTGTATTTGTGCATGGTGCAGGTTATTTGCAGAATGTACATTACTGGTGGAGCCAGTATTCCAGAGAATATATGTTCCATAACCTGCTTGCAGATAATGGGTATACAGTAATTGATATCGATTATACAGCGAGTTCCGGATATGGCAGAAACCATCGCACAGGAATTTACCGTCATATGGGTGGAAAGGATTTAACCGATCAGGTGGACGGCATAAAAATGCTGGTAGAAAAGTACCAGGTGAACCCGCAGCATGTAGGTATTTATGGCGGTTCTTATGGTGGGTTCATTACTTTAATGGCGCTGTTTAATGAACCTGGTGTTTTCGCTTCTGGTGCGGCACTGCGTTCGGTAACAGACTGGGCACATTACAACCATGGTTATACTTCTAATATCCTGAACGAACCAGCTAATGATTCACTGGCTTACAGGCGCAGTTCTCCAATCTATTTTGCTGAAGGTCTGAAAGGGGATTTATTGATGTGCCATGGGATGGTGGATGAGAATGTGCAGTTTCAGGATATAGTCCGTTTGAGTCAGCGCCTGATTGAATTGGGCAAAAACCACTGGGATCTGGCTGTTTATCCTGTTGAAGACCATGGATTTGTGCAGCCCTCGAGCTGGACGGATGAATATAAAAGGATCTTTAAGCTGTTTGAAAGGACGTTAAAGAATTAA
- a CDS encoding peroxiredoxin — protein sequence MINIGEQFPAYSKPAVVSIEKGKEFETLTSETLVNENNQWTCMFWWPKDFTFVCPTEIAEFNANFGEFRDRDTTLIGASTDSENVHLAWRHNHDDLRGLKFPMLADTSKSLAEALDILEPTEKIAYRATFIIDPQGIIRWASANDLSVGRNVKEVLRVLDALQTDELCPCNWEKGEATLTV from the coding sequence ATGATTAATATAGGTGAACAATTTCCAGCTTATTCAAAACCAGCTGTAGTTAGTATAGAAAAAGGAAAAGAGTTTGAAACATTAACTTCTGAAACTTTAGTAAATGAGAACAACCAATGGACTTGTATGTTCTGGTGGCCAAAAGATTTTACTTTTGTTTGTCCAACTGAAATCGCTGAATTCAATGCTAATTTCGGTGAATTCCGTGACCGTGACACTACTTTAATCGGTGCCTCTACAGATTCAGAAAATGTGCATTTAGCATGGAGACACAACCATGATGATTTACGTGGTTTAAAATTCCCAATGCTTGCTGATACTTCTAAATCATTAGCTGAAGCGCTTGATATCTTAGAGCCAACAGAAAAAATCGCTTACCGTGCAACTTTCATCATTGACCCACAAGGAATTATCCGTTGGGCTAGTGCAAATGACTTAAGTGTTGGACGTAACGTAAAAGAAGTATTAAGAGTACTTGATGCTTTACAAACTGACGAACTTTGTCCTTGTAACTGGGAAAAAGGTGAAGCAACTTTAACAGTTTAA
- a CDS encoding carboxymuconolactone decarboxylase family protein: protein MSESTETIEELLAIVGLNEGYRNESIHLLEKGNSRYVRDLKLNFSSTLTSAHITEKECALLGLSIAINNNNKVLTDFFEKYAQQKEATAEEIAEATGCASLLALNNVLYRFRHFTAKEKYTRMPARVRMQLMGNPVTGKEFFELMSLAVSAVNGCEMCVNAHEESILALGATEERVFDAIRIASIVTSAGKILY, encoded by the coding sequence ATGAGTGAAAGTACTGAAACCATAGAAGAATTATTAGCCATTGTAGGTTTGAACGAAGGCTATAGAAACGAAAGTATCCATTTACTTGAAAAAGGTAATTCGAGATATGTACGTGACTTAAAATTAAATTTCAGCAGTACCCTGACTTCAGCACATATTACTGAAAAGGAATGTGCTTTACTTGGCTTAAGTATTGCAATCAATAACAACAACAAAGTATTAACTGATTTCTTCGAGAAATATGCGCAGCAAAAAGAAGCTACAGCAGAAGAAATTGCTGAAGCAACTGGTTGTGCTTCTTTACTGGCTTTAAACAATGTACTTTATCGTTTCCGTCACTTTACGGCAAAAGAGAAGTATACCCGCATGCCTGCACGCGTAAGAATGCAATTAATGGGCAATCCGGTAACTGGTAAAGAATTTTTTGAATTAATGAGTTTAGCTGTTTCAGCTGTGAATGGTTGCGAAATGTGTGTAAATGCACATGAAGAATCTATTCTGGCTTTAGGAGCTACTGAAGAACGCGTATTTGATGCGATCCGTATTGCTTCAATCGTTACTTCTGCTGGTAAGATCCTTTACTAG
- a CDS encoding TetR/AcrR family transcriptional regulator: protein MGISERKEREREEMKTMITTAAMKMFLEDGYAKTSIRNIADAIEYSPGTIYLYYKDKDELLFEVQAQAYLKLLEAFKQNITSTDLLERLEQLGKTYVSFGLANPELYDLMFIIRAPTNVDETVHGHNGHATLTYTISLIEECIQADLLIFKDANQAALQIWSMAHGLVSLNLRCRLKIMIPEEASIPEILNKAIEDYLFSIRA from the coding sequence ATGGGTATATCAGAAAGAAAAGAGCGGGAAAGGGAAGAGATGAAAACGATGATCACTACTGCGGCCATGAAAATGTTCCTGGAAGATGGTTATGCGAAAACTTCTATCCGTAATATCGCCGACGCTATTGAATACAGCCCCGGCACTATTTACTTATATTATAAAGATAAAGATGAGTTACTTTTTGAGGTTCAGGCACAAGCTTATCTGAAGTTATTAGAGGCATTCAAACAAAACATAACTAGTACAGATCTGCTGGAAAGACTGGAGCAGTTGGGTAAAACTTACGTTTCTTTCGGTTTGGCCAACCCTGAATTATATGACCTGATGTTTATTATCAGGGCACCGACAAACGTGGATGAAACAGTTCATGGACATAACGGCCATGCTACATTAACTTACACAATCAGTTTGATTGAGGAATGTATTCAGGCAGACCTGTTAATTTTTAAGGATGCTAACCAGGCGGCATTGCAAATCTGGTCTATGGCGCATGGCCTGGTTTCTTTAAATCTCCGTTGTCGTTTAAAAATAATGATTCCTGAAGAAGCATCCATTCCTGAAATTTTGAATAAAGCGATAGAAGATTATTTATTTTCCATAAGGGCTTAG
- a CDS encoding TolC family protein codes for MYTSFIKASVLLTGWLLILGKPAMAQQQSRQLDDYISLAFEQNQGLKQQNFDLEKSLFALNEAKAMYLPTVSMLGSYTKSAGGRTIDIPVGDLVNPIYSALNQLTSSSKYPQLPNQSFLLNPDNFYDVKLRTSLPLINAEIRYNKLIKQKLISSQQAAVNVYKRALVKDIKTAYYHYFQALQGVETYRSALLLIDENIRVNTSLLKNGVRNGTALLRAQTEQEKTNAALINAQRNVDNASAYFNFLLNRPLKEKILIDSVAIANVLVIPDTTTGISGREELKQLNSLKEANNLDYKLQRSNLIPKLSTYIDLGSQGMDFKVNDKTRYYMWGVNLQWDIFTGGKNKFRAAQAQSSIKANTAKIDETEQSFKLQLAQSYNNYRAAKAACTSAISGLSFAGKYYRDQLKAYRAGQLLYLELIDAQDQLTNAKLRMADTQADLQITMAELERDQATYPLNN; via the coding sequence ATGTATACATCATTTATTAAAGCATCTGTTCTACTCACCGGATGGCTGCTTATTTTAGGGAAACCAGCCATGGCGCAACAGCAGAGCAGGCAGCTGGATGACTATATTTCATTGGCTTTTGAACAGAACCAGGGGCTGAAGCAACAAAACTTCGACCTGGAAAAATCATTATTTGCCCTGAATGAGGCCAAAGCTATGTATTTGCCTACAGTGAGTATGCTGGGCAGTTACACGAAGTCTGCGGGAGGCAGGACGATAGATATACCGGTTGGTGACCTGGTTAATCCTATTTACAGTGCGCTTAATCAATTGACCTCTTCTTCTAAGTATCCGCAGTTACCGAATCAATCATTCTTATTGAACCCGGATAATTTTTATGATGTTAAACTCAGGACATCACTTCCGCTGATCAATGCAGAGATCCGTTATAATAAACTAATTAAACAAAAATTGATCAGCAGTCAGCAGGCCGCGGTGAATGTTTATAAAAGAGCACTGGTCAAAGACATTAAAACTGCTTATTACCACTACTTTCAAGCCTTACAGGGTGTGGAAACATACCGCAGCGCCTTATTACTCATTGATGAAAATATCCGCGTGAATACGAGTTTATTAAAGAATGGGGTTAGAAATGGAACTGCTTTATTACGTGCACAGACGGAGCAGGAAAAAACAAATGCTGCCCTTATTAATGCGCAACGTAATGTAGACAATGCCAGTGCCTATTTTAATTTTTTATTAAACCGGCCTTTAAAGGAGAAAATTCTGATAGACAGTGTTGCCATTGCCAATGTATTAGTTATACCGGATACCACAACTGGTATTAGCGGACGGGAAGAATTAAAACAATTAAACAGCTTGAAAGAAGCTAATAACCTGGATTATAAATTACAAAGGTCTAATCTGATCCCTAAGTTGAGCACCTATATTGATCTGGGATCCCAGGGAATGGATTTTAAAGTAAATGATAAAACTAGATACTATATGTGGGGTGTCAATCTGCAATGGGACATCTTTACAGGAGGTAAAAATAAGTTCCGTGCAGCACAGGCCCAGTCAAGCATCAAAGCGAATACAGCCAAAATTGATGAAACAGAACAGTCATTTAAATTGCAGTTGGCCCAATCTTATAACAATTACCGGGCTGCTAAAGCTGCTTGTACGAGTGCAATATCGGGATTATCCTTTGCGGGTAAATATTACAGAGATCAGCTCAAAGCATACCGCGCTGGACAGTTATTATATCTTGAACTGATTGACGCACAGGATCAGTTAACCAATGCAAAACTCAGAATGGCCGATACACAGGCCGACTTACAAATCACAATGGCCGAACTGGAACGTGATCAGGCTACTTATCCATTAAATAATTAA
- a CDS encoding efflux RND transporter periplasmic adaptor subunit, with product MKAIHYAALLLGVPLFYACNTSTPVASTAMGNDTIPVQVMKLNLESSNAAIPVSGQFTTNDEVMLSFKTGGIINSLLVKEGDAVKKGQLLATLNLTEINAQVQQAQLGYEKAKRDYQRTKNLYSDSVATLEQLQNSKTALQISQQQLNQVDFNRKYSEIHAPENGFILKKLADVGQQISSGTAVLQTNGAQSGKWELKVGISDREWAILKLNDPAKIETTAMPGQVLDGVVSRKSEGVDAATGTFTAYIRLTGQTPKAIAAGMFGRATLSPSKQVAHKGNWQIPYEALLDGDGSSGYVFITNDNKTAHRVKVTVAGIEKNTVTISGGLENAAALIISGSAYLTDNSKISIHSPLKAAK from the coding sequence ATGAAAGCTATTCATTATGCTGCGCTATTGCTGGGAGTACCGTTATTTTACGCTTGCAATACCTCAACGCCAGTTGCCAGCACGGCAATGGGAAACGATACGATTCCGGTTCAGGTTATGAAACTTAACCTGGAAAGCAGTAATGCCGCGATCCCGGTATCCGGACAATTTACAACGAACGATGAAGTGATGCTCTCTTTTAAAACCGGAGGGATTATAAACAGTCTGCTGGTTAAAGAGGGTGATGCAGTTAAAAAAGGGCAGTTGCTTGCAACTTTGAACCTGACGGAGATTAATGCGCAAGTGCAGCAGGCTCAACTAGGTTATGAAAAGGCAAAGCGTGATTACCAGCGGACAAAAAACCTGTATAGTGATAGTGTCGCTACTTTAGAGCAGTTGCAAAATAGCAAAACTGCGCTTCAGATTTCTCAGCAGCAGCTTAATCAGGTTGATTTTAACAGGAAGTATTCGGAGATACATGCCCCTGAAAATGGGTTTATTCTTAAAAAGCTGGCAGATGTAGGTCAGCAGATTTCTTCTGGCACTGCTGTGTTACAAACTAATGGGGCACAATCCGGGAAATGGGAGTTAAAAGTTGGGATCAGCGATAGGGAATGGGCAATTTTGAAATTAAATGATCCGGCAAAGATAGAAACCACTGCTATGCCGGGACAGGTTTTAGATGGGGTGGTGAGCCGTAAGTCTGAAGGCGTTGATGCGGCTACTGGAACATTTACAGCTTATATCAGGTTAACCGGACAGACCCCAAAAGCTATTGCTGCGGGCATGTTTGGAAGGGCAACGTTGAGCCCTTCAAAGCAGGTAGCGCATAAAGGAAACTGGCAAATACCATACGAAGCTTTGTTAGACGGAGACGGAAGCAGCGGTTATGTCTTTATTACCAATGACAACAAAACTGCGCATAGGGTAAAAGTGACAGTTGCAGGAATTGAGAAAAACACGGTAACCATCAGTGGGGGACTGGAAAATGCGGCGGCATTGATTATTTCGGGATCAGCCTATCTGACAGATAACAGCAAGATCAGTATTCATTCACCATTAAAAGCAGCGAAATGA